A genomic region of Magnolia sinica isolate HGM2019 chromosome 6, MsV1, whole genome shotgun sequence contains the following coding sequences:
- the LOC131248447 gene encoding geraniol 8-hydroxylase-like, which yields MDYTSLLLWISLAWSCIHVVLLLSRKRPRRGNLPPGPIPLPIVGSLFKLGNRPNESLAYLAKLHGPLMTLKLGRVTTVVISSAKMAKEVLQKNDQAFAGRTVVDAVRVLHHDEASMVWSQPNPHWRNLRMMCNTHIFTTQRLDTSQGLRRQKVQELVAHVRENSRTGHAVDIGQAAFNTTLNLISNTVFSVDLVDPKSKSAQEFKDLVWRILEEAGKPNLSDYFPLLRSIDPQGIRRRSKDYFRKLHLLFDRKIDQRLPLRSSPDYCKRNDFLDVLLDHSHATDRHDIKALLTDIFVAGSDTTSTTLEWAMAELLRNPHTMAKARSEVIETIGSEQQVQESDISRLPYTQAVVKETLRLHPPVPLLIPHRAESDVEICGFTVPKHTQVLVNAWAIGRDDDAWTDPTSFVPERFLDSHVDFRGRDFELIPFGAGRRICPGLPLAYRMVHLMLASLLHSFAWKLPDGMSPQEMDMSDKFGVTLQMAVPLRAIPEQDNGCF from the exons atggaTTACACATCTTTGTTGCTGTGGATTTCTCTTGCATGGTCATGCATCCATGTCGTCCTGCTTCTATCAAGAAAGAGGCCACGCCGTGGCAACCTCCCACCTGGCCCCATCCCTCTCCCAATCGTCGGAAGCCTCTTCAAACTTGGCAACAGACCCAATGAATCGCTGGCCTATCTTGCCAAGCTTCATGGCCCACTCATGACTCTAAAGCTCGGCCGTGTAACAACGGTGGTGATTTCCTCTGCCAAGATGGCCAAAGAGGTCCTCCAGAAGAACGACCAGGCGTTTGCTGGTAGAACTGTCGTGGATGCCGTTCGAGTACTTCATCATGACGAAGCCTCAATGGTATGGTCACAACCAAATCCTCATTGGAGAAATCTCCGAATGATGTGCAACACACATATATTCACCACCCAACGGCTGGACACCAGCCAAGGACTCCGGCGACAGAAGGTGCAAGAGCTTGTAGCCCATGTCCGTGAGAACTCTCGGACTGGACATGCGGTGGACATCGGCCAAGCTGCCTTCAATACCACACTTAATTTAATATCAAACACTGTCTTCTCTGTTGATTTGGTGGACCCCAAGTCCAAATCCGCGCAGGAATTCAAGGATCTTGTGTGGAGGATCCTGGAAGAGGCTGGAAAGCCAAATCTTTCAGACTATTTCCCATTGCTCAGGTCCATCGATCCCCAAGGCATAAGACGCCGGTCAAAGGATTATTTCAGAAAATTACATTTGCTTTTTGATCGAAAGATCGATCAACGTCTACCACTTAGATCATCACCGGATTATTGCAAAAGGAATGATTTCCTCGATGTGCTTCTTGATCATAGTCACGCCACCGATCGCCATGATATCAAAGCGTTGCTTACG GACATATTCGTCGCCGGGAGTGATACAACCTCGACCACGCTGGAATGGGCAATGGCCGAGTTGCTACGCAACCCACATACCATGGCCAAGGCACGATCCGAGGTGATTGAAACCATCGGCTCAGAACAACAAGTACAAGAGTCAGACATCTCTCGCCTCCCTTACACACAAGCAGTAGTAAAGGAAACCCTGCGCCTGCATCCACCAGTTCCTCTCCTCATCCCCCATAGAGCTGAATCCGATGTGGAGATATGTGGGTTTACTGTACCAAAACACACTCAAGTGCTAGTGAATGCCTGGGCCATCGGCAGAGATGATGATGCTTGGACGGACCCCACTTCATTTGTTCCTGAACGGTTCTTGGATTCACACGTAGATTTTAGGGGCCGAGATTTTGAGCTTATACCGTTTGGCGCGGGTCGTAGGATCTGTCCTGGATTGCCACTTGCCTATAGGATGGTGCACTTGATGTTGGCTTCCCTTCTCCATTCGTTTGCATGGAAGCTTCCAGATGGGATGAGTCCACAAGAAATGGACATGAGTGATAAGTTCGGTGTCACACTGCAAATGGCGGTCCCCCTTCGGGCTATCCCCGAGCAAGACAATGGATGCTTCTAG